The genomic region TTTTTAAACTTCCATTTCTGGTCGTATAAAAGAAGAAAGCGAGCAATGCAGAGAAATAGGCGAAAAAGATGAGACTATGAGTATGCGTCCATTCTCCAAGAAATTCTTCAATGATGACATTTAACAACAATGAAATAAAGGCTAACGCTAGAAATACGATGCCTACTTTTCCATCAGATAGCCCCAGTAAAGCCAGACTATGCGTTGTATGATCCTTACCTCCGATAAATGGAGATCGACCTGCAGAAAGACGATTTACGACCACCACCGTCGTATCCAGAATCGGCAGAATAAATGTCATAATAGTAACTGCGAATAATTTCCCGGTGGCCGGTGTAGCGGGAGCGTAGGGATCATTCCAAAAATAGATAATTCCCATTGCTGCCAGGAACACGCCGAGGAACTGACTGCCGGTATCCCCCATATACATTTTTGAAGGATGCCAGTTGAATCTCAAAAAAGCAATCAGGGAGGCAAGAACTCCAATTAAAACCAGGAGATGCATGCTGGTGATATCACCATTATGAAGAATTCTATAGATAGTGTTCACAATGATGCCGATGGATACAGTAGCTGTAATTCCATCCATATTATCCAGCATATTTATAGAATTCATGATACCAATCACCCAAAAAAGTGTTACCGTATAATTTAATATATCACTTTCGAAAATATGAATACTGATTCCCGTACTAATGAGTAGCCCGGCACAAAGCAAT from Bacteroidota bacterium harbors:
- a CDS encoding undecaprenyl/decaprenyl-phosphate alpha-N-acetylglucosaminyl 1-phosphate transferase, whose translation is MTEGFLQNSSFILYTLFFAVAVGFSMMINILFLRFFKTLGIRNNSDGTIIRWGALSKPSIGGITFYIIFLLSLASYSILFEPSQDAYQLGFIGILLSCGAGFIIGLADDAYNTRPWLKFGVQLLCAGLLISTGISIHIFESDILNYTVTLFWVIGIMNSINMLDNMDGITATVSIGIIVNTIYRILHNGDITSMHLLVLIGVLASLIAFLRFNWHPSKMYMGDTGSQFLGVFLAAMGIIYFWNDPYAPATPATGKLFAVTIMTFILPILDTTVVVVNRLSAGRSPFIGGKDHTTHSLALLGLSDGKVGIVFLALAFISLLLNVIIEEFLGEWTHTHSLIFFAYFSALLAFFFYTTRNGSLKTRARLREIKLNQENTPAGN